Proteins encoded in a region of the Triticum dicoccoides isolate Atlit2015 ecotype Zavitan chromosome 3A, WEW_v2.0, whole genome shotgun sequence genome:
- the LOC119268982 gene encoding probable serine acetyltransferase 1, which translates to MTAGQPLRADPQQRRHSPPALHPAVVPSYPPPESDNDESWVWSQIKAEARRDADAEPALASFLYATVLSHPSLERSLSFHLANKLCSSTLLSTLLYDLFVGSLAAHPTIRAAAVADLLAVRSRDPACAGFSHCLLNYKGFLAVQAHRVAHVLWAQNRRALALALQSRVAEVFAVDIHPAAAIGKGVLLDHATGVVIGETAVVGDNVSILHHVTLGGTGKAVGDRHPKIGDGVLIGAGATILGNVLIGAGAKIGAGSVVLIDVPPRSTAVGNPARLIGGKKGDDMPGESMDHTSFIQQWSDYTI; encoded by the coding sequence atgacggcggGTCAGCCCCTCCGCGCCGACCCCCAGCAGCGCCGCCACAGCCCGCCGGCCCTCCACCCCGCCGTCGTGCCGTCCTACCCGCCCCCGGAGTCCGACAACGACGAGTCCTGGGTCTGGTCCCAGATCAAGGCCGAGGCGCGCCGCGACGCCGACGCCGAGCCGGCGCTCGCCTCCTTCCTCTACGCCACCGTGCTCTCCCACCCGTCCCTCGAGCGCTCCCTCTCCTTCCACCTCGCCAACAAGCTCTGCTCCTCCACCCTCCTCTCCACGCTCCTCTACGACCTCTTCGTCGGCTCCCTCGCCGCGCACCCCAccatccgcgccgccgccgtcgccgacctCCTTGCCGTGCGCTCCCGGGACCCCGCCTGCGCCGGCTTCTCCCACTGCCTCCTCAACTACAAGGGCTTCCTCGCCGTCCAGGCCCACCGCGTCGCGCACGTGCTCTGGGCGCAGAACCGCCGCGCCCTCGCGCTCGCGCTCCAGTCCCGGGTCGCCGAGGTCTTCGCCGTCGACATCCACCCGGCCGCCGCCATCGGCAAGGGCGTCCTCCTGGACCACGCCACCGGCGTCGTCATCGGCGAGACGGCCGTCGTCGGCGACAACGTCTCCATCCTCCACCACGTGACGCTGGGCGGGACCGGCAAGGCGGTGGGCGACCGGCACCCCAAGATCGGGGACGGCGTTCTGATTGGCGCCGGGGCGACGATCCTGGGCAACGTGCTGATTGGCGCCGGGGCCAAGATCGGTGCCGGGTCGGTGGTGCTCATCGATGTGCCGCCGAGGAGCACCGCGGTGGGGAACCCCGCGAGGCTGATCGGCGGGAAGAAGGGGGACGACATGCCTGGGGAGTCCATGGACCATACCTCCTTCATACAGCAGTGGTCAGACTACACCATTTGA